Part of the Bacillus sp. THAF10 genome is shown below.
AAAATCGGAAGAAGCTACCACTTTCCATCAAACGCATAAACGAATAACTCTTCCCCATTATCTGAATCAACAATCCCAGTATCCTTAAACCCGTTGAACTGATAAAACTTTTTCGCGCGTTGATTTTCTTTTAATATACTAATTACGATTTCTTCTACCTCGTATGTATGGGAGATGTGCTCCTTCACCAGTTCCAATGCCTCTTTCCCTAGACCACGTCCTTGAAACTTCCTGTCTATCATAAATCGATCTAACCAAATGTATCTCTCCTTCAAGGCTCCTACCATCACGAACCCAACAGCCAGCCCATCCAAGTAGAGTCCAAAGCACTTCCAGTCATGTTTCTTATCATATGCAGCCTCAAGCAAGGAAATTTCATTGGGCTCGATAAAGTTTTCCTGACTTTTATTCACCTTTAAATCTATTATCTCACGCCAGTTTTCCGATTGAACTGGTACTAAAATCAAACCATTATTATTCATAAAATACCCTCCTAAACCCTTCTACTATTTCGCCAATCCACCCGGTATCACCTTTCAAGATTGTTGCTATTAACTTGGAAAAAGTCGACTTTAAGGCTTTTTCCTATCTTTTTCCGAAGAATAATTGCCACATGTTTAAATCTTCTTCCACGAAAAGAGCACGACCTCAACGTTGATTACGTTTGTTTTATCTATACGCAGTAGCTACAAAGTTTACGAAAACAGCCTTCAATAAAAACAAACAGTCTGATGACTTTGTCCACATCAGACTGAAATTGACACTTCTATCTATATTTCGCTGCTTCAAAGCGCGTGCTAAAGGATGGATTGTTTTCTGAAATTGCTCCTGGGGTTGTGCTGGTAACGTAAATTTCAACCAAGTCTCCTTTTTGAAGCTGGAGAACGGTGGAGACGTTGATTGTATTTCCGACTAGAAGCTCGTTGATTGAAGAGAAAAAGTCGTTGTCGGCAGCAACGGATGTACCGTTTACACGAATTTCTAGACGCACACGATATGGAATACTATCATCATCTGGAAAAAAAGTAACGGTTCCTGCCACATAATAAACGCCGTCTTTACGTGGGATAAAAGTAGATTCATTTGCATCATAAATTTTACCAATATCAAACTGTTCATTTTGAAACAGCACTTTATAAAATTCACGCGCAGCTTCCATTCTTTGAACCGCATCATTCACGGCACGAAATGCTGCAGTTTCCCTTCTTCCACTACGATCATCACACTCTACCTTCACATGAACATTCGTCTTGCACTTACAGTCAGCCTTCGGAAGATCTACATACCTCGCAACCGTATGGCAACAATAGATATACTCATCACTCATTGTTTATCACCTCATTTTCGAGGAACTAAGAAAAAGGCGACCTTACCCCAGGCCATCCCACCTATCTAGTAAACAGGAAACTTCCCTGAAGCACTCATCCCCTTCTTTTCTCTATTATTCTATGAAAAAATTAGTAGAGTGTTTGGGGAAATGACTTGTAGAGTGTGGAATTATTGGCGGAACGAAAAAGGGGACGGGTTCTCTTGGCTTCCTCGCGTGTGGCGATGAGCCAGGAGAACCGTCCCCCTCCCCTTACTCTATTGGACTCAAAGTAATTTGAGTTTCACTTGTTTTCATTATTTTATAGATGCCTGTGCTGCTTGTTCCGGATTGGAAACCAGCGATGTGACCTGTGATGTCATGGTCCTGGTCCACAATTACTAGGTAGTCTGCGGCTTCTAGTTTTTCTTGAAACTCATTCATTTCCTCGTCTGTTTTTATACTGCGGGCAATAGTAAAGTTTCGATTAAGCTGCACATACTTCAGAATAAAATCTAAATAGCCCCTGTCGTCCAAGCTTTCAGGACTGTAATAAAGAACCTTTGCGCTGTGAGCATTCGCATTCAGCAGCTTTTGATATTGATCTTTTATTCCCAGTCTGATTGAGTCTTCTGTATCAGGCCGCTCCATCACAATTTTTCGCAAGCTATCTTTTAAAGGATAGACCATGACCAAACTTAGCAACACGATAATCAAGCCTTGCACCATGGTATTTTTTTTAACATGGAAATTCTTTGACCATTCATACACAAGGGCGGCCATTAAAACTCCCGCACAATAGATGATAATCGTTGCTAAATACCTTAGAAATCCTGCTAATCTCACAGCCTCGTTTTCTGGCATTAAAAATAAATACATCGAATATAGCGTAAATAGGTAGAAAACATAGGCGGCATTTGCATAAATCATACTCGCCAGGAGTACCTTAGCGATTCTTTTGTGAACAATGGCAAAATAAAGAATGCTTACCAATACCAAGACATTCAGAATAAAAAATGCTTGAATGGCTGGCGTATCGAAGTTCAGGGAGGAATCTATCAGCATCGGCCCAAGGTTTTGGATAAATTCTGCTGATTTATTTTCCTGTACATTTAGTATTTTCGAACGGTTAATATCAAACTTATGATAGGCTGGCTCCTGGTAAACCTTGTCCACGTATTTGCCCCACAAAAAACTGCAGGAAAGCGGAATAACGATGACAACCAGCACAACACGTACCAGCGCTTTCAGAAAATTCCCCTTAATAGTTGGATCTTTTCGTTGATTTTGTATTACAAAGTAAAGCAACAAACAAATGTTATACAAGAAAAATAATTTTCCGCTATCTTTGATAAGTAGCAACAAAATTAGGATAGGTGCATTTACAGCGACACTTTTACGCCAATCTTCCCGATAATAAAAAGCGATAACGGTGATGGCGAGAGCGACCATACCAAGTAATCCATCCACTAACAAGGTGTATATATAGTTACCGTTCATGGCAAGAATGGACAATGCTGCACCGAATGCCAGCAAGGCACCCCCAGCATTTTTCCATGAAACGAAAATAAATAACACACTGAGTGCCGCTGCAATGAAGAATGCTTGCGCCATCAACGCATAACTCTCTGCATATCCAACAATAGTAAGTATGTAAAAAAGGAACGTGGCGCTTCCTGGTGGGTAATTTTTAAAGCCAATGGTAGTTCTTCCATCTGGTAAGCCCCCAACCTGAAACATTTCTTTTACAATAAGCCCCCAATGGCTAAAATCATCATAATGAGAATGAATCACCCCTTGGAAGGTCAGTAAAATAACAGCAACAGACGCAAGAAATACAACCGTTGCTGGAGTGAAAAGGGGAAGAAGTACAACCTTTCCTCTGACGAAAAGAAAAAGATAGTACAAGGCTAATAATAAGCCAAGCAAAAAAATAACCCATACCATGAAAGGCATGATGTTCAAAAGTCCCGCCCCAAAAACAACGGCAGTTATTCCAGAAAAAATAACTAGCGGAATAACAGCCGGGTGGACGCGCCATTTATCATAAACAAGCATTCCCCATCCTGCGAAGGACAGAAATAATATTCCAAAAGAAAAAAGAGCACTGATCACTGAGTTTCACCTATCTTTATTTGCTGCCTCTTGAAAACCCACTCACGCTGGATGACGAAGCTCATTAAAAACAGTAGGAAATCCACGATAACTTTGATTCCCACTTCACCAAAACCGATAAGTTGAAAGATTAAATATACTGCTGCAGCGGAAGTGAGCATTTGCCCAACTGCTAAGATAAAATATTTCACCATAGCCCGTGGAGAGGCAGATTTAAACACAACATTTCGATTAACCATAAAATTAAATAATGCCGATAATACACGGGCAAGGATTGTTGCGTAAATAATATAAGTATCCACAAACACCCCATTAAGCAACATTACAAATAGGGCAAATAGTAACACATCCAAACCAAATGATAGCGCCGATGAAACGGCAAATTTCAAGAAAACGGAATAAATTTTGATGGAATCAATGATCGGATTAAAATGAGAAGACTTATTTTCTTCTATATAAATCGTTTCAATGGTGACTTCTTCAATATCAATATCATTAGCCTTGCATTCTAGTAACATATTCATTTCAAATTCATAGCGTTGCCCACCAACATGAAGCAGCTTTTCGAGGAAACGAACTGGTATCCCCCTCAAGCCTGTTTGTGTATCAGAAATCTTCAGTCCACAAGCAAACCGGGCTACACCTTTTGTCAATACATTTCCAAATCTGCTTCGAAAGGGGATATCCTCACCAGAAAAATCCCGTACACCTAGTACTAGACTTTCTGGGCGTTCACAAAGCCTTTTCGCAACCTTTTTCATATCCTTTACAGCATGCTGTCCATCGGCATCCACTGTAACTAAGCCTGGTGAATCAGCAAACGTATCCAAAAAATAAGCAAAGGCTGTTTTTAATGCCTGCCCTTTCCCTTTGTTTACCTCATGCTTGAGAATCGTGCATTCGCTAATATTCGTTAAACTACTAAATATTTGGTCGCACTCCGAATTACTGCCATCATTCACCACAATAATTCTGTCAAAGCCTTCTTTTACAATAGAATTCACTAATTCTGGTAATTTCCCATCTGGATTATAAGCCGGGATTAACACCCCAACACTACTCAAACTATGCAAACTAACTCCTCCAATTACTTACTTTCATCTATAAAAATGACAAATATGTAAATTCATTACCCGTCTATCTTATAATTAAATCACTAATAAAAAAAGTAAAAAGTATGTAAAAATAAAACAGGGGGACGGTTCTAGCGATTCATTCCATGTTCGAATGAACCAGGAGAACCGTCCCCCGCTTCCATATTATTTCAAGGCAAATGCTGCCTTCACTGCTTCATACGCATTAACATATCCTGCTCCAACTTCCCATGATTGATGACCAGCCATCGGAGTCGCCGTATCTTGAATAATCTGTTTCACTTGGTCTGGTGTGAGGTTTGGATTTGCCTCCAGCAACAATGCCGTGATTCCTGCGACATGCGGCGTTGCCATCGATGTTCCGCTCATCACGGTATAGAATGGCAGATGCTCAGGAGCAATCATCTGAATATCCTTTGGTGCCGATAGGCCGGAAAGCGGCGCAATTACTCTTGTCGAA
Proteins encoded:
- a CDS encoding GNAT family N-acetyltransferase translates to MNNNGLILVPVQSENWREIIDLKVNKSQENFIEPNEISLLEAAYDKKHDWKCFGLYLDGLAVGFVMVGALKERYIWLDRFMIDRKFQGRGLGKEALELVKEHISHTYEVEEIVISILKENQRAKKFYQFNGFKDTGIVDSDNGEELFVYAFDGKW
- a CDS encoding bifunctional glycosyltransferase family 2/GtrA family protein, whose translation is MHSLSSVGVLIPAYNPDGKLPELVNSIVKEGFDRIIVVNDGSNSECDQIFSSLTNISECTILKHEVNKGKGQALKTAFAYFLDTFADSPGLVTVDADGQHAVKDMKKVAKRLCERPESLVLGVRDFSGEDIPFRSRFGNVLTKGVARFACGLKISDTQTGLRGIPVRFLEKLLHVGGQRYEFEMNMLLECKANDIDIEEVTIETIYIEENKSSHFNPIIDSIKIYSVFLKFAVSSALSFGLDVLLFALFVMLLNGVFVDTYIIYATILARVLSALFNFMVNRNVVFKSASPRAMVKYFILAVGQMLTSAAAVYLIFQLIGFGEVGIKVIVDFLLFLMSFVIQREWVFKRQQIKIGETQ